A genomic region of Aureimonas populi contains the following coding sequences:
- the hemH gene encoding ferrochelatase, whose product MNAPFTPAAATAIGPLPAGHPPVKAKKVGVLLVNLGTPDGTDFWPMRRYLREFLSDRRVIEWPRALWYPILYGIVLNTRPKKSGHAYEQIWNRERNESPLRTFTRAQGEKLAERLSGERSVVVDWGMRYGKPSIAERVDALIEKGCERILCFPLYPQYSAATTATVNDKFFEHLSTKRWMPAARTVPPYHDEPVYIDALARSIETHLAGLDFEPERVVASYHGIPQSYFKAGDPYHCHCQKTSRLLEERLGWAPGRLMTTFQSRFGPEEWLQPYTDKTMEALARDGIRSVAVFNPGFVADCLETLEEIAGEAGDIFREHGGAHFTHIPCLNDSAEGMDVIEHMVRRELSGWIG is encoded by the coding sequence ATGAACGCTCCCTTCACGCCCGCAGCCGCAACGGCCATCGGCCCGCTTCCGGCCGGGCACCCGCCGGTCAAGGCGAAGAAGGTCGGGGTCCTTCTGGTCAATCTCGGCACGCCGGATGGAACGGACTTCTGGCCGATGCGCCGCTACCTGCGCGAATTCCTGTCGGATCGCCGCGTCATCGAGTGGCCGCGCGCTCTCTGGTATCCGATTCTGTACGGCATCGTCCTCAACACGCGCCCCAAAAAGTCCGGCCATGCCTATGAGCAGATCTGGAACAGGGAGCGCAACGAATCGCCCCTGCGCACCTTCACCCGCGCGCAGGGCGAGAAGCTGGCGGAGCGCCTGTCGGGCGAGAGGAGCGTCGTGGTGGACTGGGGGATGCGCTACGGCAAGCCCTCCATCGCCGAGCGGGTGGACGCGCTGATCGAGAAGGGGTGCGAGCGCATCCTGTGCTTCCCGCTCTACCCGCAATACTCCGCCGCGACCACGGCGACGGTGAACGACAAATTCTTCGAGCATCTGAGCACCAAGCGCTGGATGCCCGCGGCGCGCACCGTGCCCCCCTATCACGACGAGCCGGTCTATATCGACGCCCTCGCCCGCTCCATCGAGACGCATCTGGCGGGGCTGGACTTCGAGCCGGAACGCGTCGTCGCATCCTATCACGGCATCCCGCAAAGCTACTTCAAGGCCGGCGACCCCTATCACTGCCACTGCCAGAAGACCTCGCGCCTCCTGGAAGAGCGACTCGGCTGGGCGCCGGGGCGGCTGATGACCACCTTCCAGTCCCGCTTCGGCCCGGAGGAGTGGCTCCAGCCCTATACGGACAAGACGATGGAGGCGTTGGCGAGGGACGGCATCCGCTCCGTCGCCGTCTTCAACCCCGGCTTCGTCGCCGACTGCCTGGAAACGCTGGAGGAAATCGCGGGCGAGGCGGGCGACATCTTCCGGGAGCATGGCGGCGCCCATTTCACGCATATCCCGTGCCTCAACGATTCGGCCGAGGGAATGGACGTGATCGAACATATGGTGCGGCGCGAGCTTTCGGGGTGGATCGGCTGA
- a CDS encoding nuclear transport factor 2 family protein: MEDFWTDDRREHAVVRAVMEAVMTGKAGEIARHFAPGAVFSNRSNAGLIDAPWYDRMEGEYRLAGETEAKAFVGELLKRSRYISFEQRGIIVDGDAAASRCDWTREDERDGSLVTGTTMYWFSFTSDARIRAIETIGSVHSVLPARRSEVAAL; this comes from the coding sequence ATGGAGGACTTCTGGACGGACGACCGCAGGGAACATGCGGTGGTTCGCGCCGTGATGGAGGCGGTGATGACCGGCAAGGCGGGCGAGATTGCACGCCATTTCGCGCCGGGCGCCGTCTTTTCCAACCGCTCCAATGCCGGGCTGATCGATGCGCCCTGGTACGACCGGATGGAGGGCGAATACCGCCTTGCCGGCGAGACGGAGGCCAAGGCCTTCGTCGGCGAGCTTCTCAAGCGCTCCCGCTACATCTCCTTCGAGCAGCGCGGCATCATCGTGGACGGCGACGCGGCGGCCAGCCGCTGCGACTGGACGCGCGAGGACGAGCGCGACGGCTCGCTCGTCACGGGCACCACCATGTACTGGTTCTCCTTCACCTCGGACGCGCGCATCCGCGCCATCGAGACCATCGGCTCGGTGCACTCCGTGCTTCCCGCTCGGCGCAGCGAGGTCGCCGCGCTGTGA
- a CDS encoding NfeD family protein, translating into MADILATYGWWILGLVLLALELAAPGVYLLFFGIAALVVGTNAFLFPGLGWQSEVIGFAVVSLVAVLLGHKWYGQRGTRTDGTDLNHRTRRLIGRTATLSEAIEGGRGRVSIEDGWWTVEGPDLPRGARVVIKGADGSVLTVRPAEPGPPDLS; encoded by the coding sequence ATGGCCGATATCCTCGCAACCTATGGCTGGTGGATTCTCGGGCTGGTGCTGCTGGCCCTCGAGCTGGCGGCGCCCGGCGTCTATCTTCTCTTCTTCGGCATCGCCGCGCTGGTGGTGGGCACGAACGCCTTTCTCTTTCCCGGCCTTGGCTGGCAGAGCGAAGTGATCGGCTTCGCCGTCGTCTCGCTGGTCGCCGTGCTTCTGGGGCACAAATGGTACGGGCAGCGCGGCACGCGCACGGACGGGACGGACCTCAACCACCGCACGCGCCGGCTGATCGGGCGCACCGCCACGTTGAGCGAAGCCATCGAGGGCGGGCGTGGGCGGGTCTCCATCGAGGATGGCTGGTGGACCGTGGAAGGCCCCGACCTGCCCCGGGGCGCGCGCGTGGTCATCAAGGGCGCGGACGGCTCCGTCCTGACGGTGCGCCCGGCCGAGCCGGGCCCGCCCGACCTGTCCTGA
- a CDS encoding KpsF/GutQ family sugar-phosphate isomerase translates to MDSFDKTSPAASAARTISTEAEGLRALAGAVEGPMREAFGRVVDRLAALKGRVIVTGIGKSGHIATKLAATFASTGTPAFFVHPVEANHGDLGMIGRGDAVLAMSWSGESAELKGIVAYTRRFAIPLVCITSRPASALAKESDEVLLLPRAAEACPHGLAPTTSTTMQLALGDALAVALLERRGFSAGDFRVFHPGGQLGASLTHVGDIMHTGETLPLVPSGTPMSEAIVAISRKGFGCVAVVEGGRLLGIVTDGDLRRNLHADLLSRTVDEVMTRDPKTISPETLAVKALEMLNAANITALMVVSDGAPVGIVHLHDLLRIGVA, encoded by the coding sequence ATGGACAGCTTCGACAAGACGAGCCCCGCCGCCTCGGCGGCCCGCACGATCTCCACCGAAGCCGAAGGGCTGCGGGCTCTGGCCGGGGCCGTGGAAGGGCCGATGCGCGAGGCCTTCGGGCGCGTGGTGGACAGGCTCGCCGCCCTCAAGGGCCGTGTCATCGTAACGGGTATCGGCAAAAGCGGGCACATCGCCACCAAGCTGGCGGCCACCTTCGCCTCCACCGGCACGCCGGCCTTCTTCGTCCACCCGGTGGAGGCCAACCACGGCGACCTCGGCATGATCGGGCGCGGCGATGCGGTGCTGGCCATGTCCTGGTCGGGCGAATCGGCCGAGCTCAAGGGCATCGTGGCCTATACGCGCCGCTTCGCCATCCCGCTGGTCTGCATCACCTCGCGCCCGGCCTCGGCGCTGGCCAAGGAGAGCGACGAGGTGCTGCTGCTGCCGCGCGCGGCCGAGGCCTGCCCCCATGGCCTGGCGCCCACGACCTCCACCACCATGCAGCTCGCGCTCGGCGATGCGCTGGCCGTGGCGCTTCTGGAGCGGCGCGGCTTCTCGGCCGGCGACTTCCGCGTCTTCCATCCCGGCGGCCAGCTCGGCGCGAGCCTGACCCATGTCGGCGACATCATGCACACCGGCGAGACGCTGCCGCTGGTGCCGAGCGGCACGCCCATGTCGGAGGCCATCGTCGCCATCTCGCGCAAGGGGTTCGGCTGCGTCGCGGTGGTGGAGGGCGGGCGGCTGCTCGGCATCGTGACGGACGGCGACCTGCGCCGAAACCTTCACGCCGACCTGCTCTCGCGCACCGTCGACGAGGTGATGACGCGCGATCCCAAGACGATCTCGCCCGAAACGCTGGCGGTGAAGGCGCTGGAGATGCTGAACGCCGCCAACATCACCGCGCTGATGGTCGTGAGCGACGGCGCGCCGGTGGGCATCGTCCACCTGCACGATTTGCTGCGGATCGGCGTCGCCTGA
- a CDS encoding SPFH domain-containing protein translates to MLFDGFPVTGFGLVVIVLLVFAVLALLSAIKIVPQGYNFTIENFGKYTRTLTPGLNLIVPFVERVGHKMNMMEQVLDVPTQEVITRDNASVAADGVAFYQILDAAAAAYEVSGLKNAILNLVMTNLRSVMGSMDLDDLLSNRDAISERILRVVDQAAHSWGIKITRIEIKDINPPANLVESMGRQMMAEREKRAEILEAEGARAAKILRAEGEKQSQILEAEGKREAAYREAEARERLAEAEATATRLVSEAIAAGDVQAINYFVAQKYTEALAKIASAPNQRVVLMPLEASSLIGAIGGIAEIARSSFPEAQAPGTTAPPAAATRRHPAGVPTVGERA, encoded by the coding sequence ATGCTTTTCGACGGCTTTCCGGTGACCGGCTTCGGTCTCGTCGTCATCGTCCTTCTCGTCTTCGCCGTCCTCGCCCTTCTGTCGGCCATCAAGATCGTGCCGCAGGGCTACAATTTCACCATCGAGAATTTCGGCAAATACACCCGCACGCTCACGCCGGGCCTCAACCTCATCGTGCCCTTCGTGGAGCGCGTGGGGCACAAGATGAACATGATGGAGCAGGTGCTCGACGTTCCCACGCAAGAGGTCATCACCCGCGACAACGCCTCGGTCGCGGCCGATGGCGTGGCCTTCTACCAGATCCTCGACGCGGCGGCGGCGGCCTACGAGGTTTCCGGCCTGAAGAACGCCATCCTCAATCTCGTCATGACCAACCTGCGCTCCGTCATGGGCTCCATGGACCTCGACGACCTGCTGTCGAACCGCGACGCCATTTCCGAGCGCATCCTGCGCGTGGTGGACCAAGCGGCCCATTCCTGGGGCATCAAGATCACGCGAATCGAGATCAAGGACATCAACCCGCCGGCCAACCTCGTGGAATCCATGGGCCGGCAGATGATGGCCGAGCGCGAGAAGCGCGCGGAGATCCTCGAGGCGGAGGGCGCGCGGGCCGCCAAGATCCTGCGCGCGGAGGGCGAGAAGCAGTCGCAGATCCTGGAGGCGGAGGGCAAGCGCGAGGCGGCCTATCGCGAGGCCGAGGCGCGCGAACGGCTGGCCGAGGCGGAGGCGACCGCGACTAGGCTGGTCTCCGAGGCCATCGCGGCGGGCGACGTGCAGGCCATCAACTATTTCGTGGCGCAGAAATACACCGAGGCGCTCGCCAAGATCGCCTCGGCCCCGAACCAGCGCGTCGTCCTCATGCCTCTCGAAGCCTCCTCGCTGATCGGGGCCATCGGCGGCATCGCCGAGATCGCCCGGAGCAGCTTCCCGGAGGCGCAGGCACCCGGCACCACGGCCCCGCCGGCGGCCGCCACGCGGCGCCACCCGGCGGGCGTTCCCACGGTGGGCGAACGGGCATAG